One genomic window of Nicotiana sylvestris chromosome 10, ASM39365v2, whole genome shotgun sequence includes the following:
- the LOC104240014 gene encoding quinolinate phosphoribosyltransferase [decarboxylating] 2b, mitochondrial, translated as MFRAIPFTATVHPYAITAPRLVVKMSAIATKNTRVESLEVKPPAHPTYDLKEVMKLALSEDAGNLGDVTCKATIPLDMESDAHFLAKEDGIIAGIALAEMIFAEVDPSLKVEWYVNDGDKVHKGLKFGKVQGNAYNIVIAERVVLNFMQRMSGIATLTKEMADAAHPAYILETRKTAPGLRLVDKWAVLIGGGKNHRMGLFDMVMIKDNHISAAGGVGKALKSVDQYLEQNKLQIGVEVETRTIEEVREVLDYASQTKTSLTRIMLDNMVVPLSNGDIDVSMLKEAVELINGRFDTEASGNVTLETVHKIGQTGVTYISSGALTHSVKALDISLKIDTELALEVGRRTKRA; from the exons aTGTTTAGAGCTATTCCTTTCACTGCTACAGTGCATCCTTATGCAATTACAGCTCCAAG GTTGGTGGTGAAAATGTCAGCAATAGCCACCAAGAATACAAGAGTGGAGTCATTAGAGGTGAAACCACCAGCACACCCAACTTATGATTTAAAGGAAGTTATGAAACTTGCACTCTCTGAAGATGCTGGGAATTTAG GAGATGTGACTTGTAAGGCGACAATTCCTCTTGATATGGAATCCGATGCTCATTTTCTAGCAAAGGAAGACGGGATCATAGCAGGAATTGCACTTGCTGAGATGATATTCGCGGAAGTTGATCCTTCATTAAAG GTGGAGTGGTATGTAAATGATGGCGATAAAGTTCATAAAGGCTTGAAATTTGGCAAAGTACAAG GAAACGCTTACAACATTGTTATAGCTGAGAGGGTTGTTCTCAATTTTATGCAAAGAATGAGTGGAATAGCTACACTAACTAAG GAAATGGCAGATGCTGCACACCCTGCTTACATCTTGGAGACTAGGAAAACTGCTCCTGGATTACGTTTGGTGGATAAATGGGCG GTATTGATCGGTGGGGGGAAGAATCACAGAATGGGCTTATTTGATATGGTAATGATAAAAGACAATCACATATCTGCTGCTGGAGGTGTCGGCAAAGCTCTAAAATCTGTGGATCAGTATTTGGAGCAAAATAAACTTCAAATAGGGGTTGAG GTTGAAACCAGGACAATTGAAGAAGTACGTGAGGTTCTAGACTATGCATCTCAAACAAAGACTTCGTTGACTAGGATAATGCTGGACAATATGGTTGTTCCATTATCTAACGGAGATATTGATGTATCCATGCTTAAGGAGGCTGTAGAATTGATCAATGGGAGGTTTGATACGGAG GCTTCAGGAAATGTTACCCTTGAAACAGTACACAAGATTGGACAAACTGGTGTTACCTACATTTCTAG TGGTGCCCTGACGCATTCCGTGAAAGCACTTGACATTTCCCTGAAGATCGATACAGAGCTCGCCCTTGAAGTTGGAAGGCGTACAAAACGAGCATGA